The Mucilaginibacter yixingensis genome window below encodes:
- a CDS encoding TlpA disulfide reductase family protein, with product MKNSIKVLGAALLALSIYSCKDKNSFSINGELKNPGNVKKIYLLAADTNRITVVDSTNLSEDGKFTFKHASPYPNIYKMRVGGTVFDLIAENGQEITFKTDLTDNTHLYSISGSMESVKIQEFNQLSNGFMERSNKVSAAYQEAAQKLGHESDSLAARFIPQYKQIQDEYSTEVIKFIRNNEAQLAAFYAATTLDQNKYERQLIAYADDLGKDDFNGNPAVLAFKKAMAEAKPLSIGHIAPDFTIGSIDGKPIKLSDYNGKYVMLDFWASWCGPCVQEMPNVVKQYAAFKDKGLNILGISLDEDKAAWQGAVKRLNMTWPQASDLKKWEGPTEMTYRIMAIPSNFIIGPDGKIVAKNLTGPELEDFLKKTFSK from the coding sequence ATGAAAAACAGCATTAAAGTGTTGGGTGCCGCATTGCTGGCGCTGAGCATTTACTCTTGCAAAGACAAAAACTCGTTCTCTATTAACGGTGAGCTAAAAAATCCTGGCAACGTAAAAAAGATTTACCTGCTTGCAGCCGATACTAACCGTATTACCGTGGTTGACTCTACCAACCTAAGCGAAGACGGCAAGTTTACCTTTAAGCACGCCAGCCCCTACCCTAACATTTACAAAATGCGTGTAGGTGGTACCGTGTTTGACCTGATTGCCGAGAACGGGCAGGAAATTACCTTTAAAACAGACTTAACAGATAATACCCACCTGTACAGCATCTCTGGCTCAATGGAATCGGTAAAAATCCAGGAGTTTAACCAGTTGAGCAACGGCTTTATGGAGCGCAGCAACAAAGTTTCTGCCGCTTACCAGGAGGCTGCCCAGAAACTGGGGCACGAGTCTGACTCATTGGCTGCACGGTTTATTCCGCAATACAAACAGATTCAGGACGAGTACAGCACCGAAGTAATCAAATTCATCCGCAATAACGAGGCCCAACTGGCTGCGTTTTATGCAGCTACCACCCTTGATCAGAATAAATATGAGCGCCAGCTGATTGCTTATGCTGATGATTTGGGTAAAGATGATTTTAACGGCAACCCGGCTGTATTAGCCTTCAAAAAAGCAATGGCCGAGGCAAAACCGCTATCGATTGGTCATATCGCGCCTGATTTTACTATCGGCTCTATTGATGGCAAGCCTATCAAACTATCAGACTATAACGGCAAATACGTGATGCTTGATTTCTGGGCTTCATGGTGCGGTCCGTGCGTGCAGGAGATGCCAAACGTGGTAAAACAGTATGCCGCTTTTAAAGATAAAGGTCTGAACATTCTGGGTATTTCACTGGATGAAGATAAAGCCGCATGGCAAGGAGCTGTTAAGCGCCTGAACATGACCTGGCCACAGGCATCAGACTTAAAGAAATGGGAAGGCCCTACCGAGATGACTTATCGCATCATGGCTATCCCCTCAAACTTCATCATTGGCCCTGATGGTAAGATTGTTGCAAAGAACCTTACCGGACCAGAGCTTGAAGATTTTTTAAAGAAAACGTTTAGCAAGTGA
- a CDS encoding response regulator transcription factor, with product MSTSSKQKILIVDDEPDILELIEYNLKKEGYQVYSARNGQEAVTEAKKVQPDLIVLDIMMPKMDGIEACRIMRTMPEFKNTFMVFLTARSEEYSEIAGFNVGADDYIAKPIKPRALVSRINAILRRNSAPEEVTDNKLEIGDLVIDREAYLVYKAGQKTVLAKKEFELLYLLASKPGKVYTREVILKNIWEDSVVVTNRTIDVHIRKIREKLGENYVSTVKGVGYKFEIL from the coding sequence ATGAGCACATCTTCAAAACAAAAGATATTAATTGTTGATGATGAACCAGATATTCTCGAGCTGATCGAGTATAATCTAAAAAAGGAAGGATACCAGGTTTATTCGGCTCGCAACGGCCAGGAAGCTGTTACCGAGGCTAAAAAAGTTCAGCCAGACCTTATCGTTCTAGACATTATGATGCCCAAAATGGATGGCATCGAAGCATGCCGCATTATGCGTACCATGCCAGAGTTTAAAAATACCTTTATGGTGTTCTTAACCGCCCGTAGCGAAGAGTACTCTGAAATTGCCGGCTTTAACGTAGGCGCCGATGATTACATTGCCAAGCCAATCAAGCCACGTGCACTGGTAAGCCGCATTAACGCCATCCTGCGCCGCAACAGCGCACCGGAAGAAGTTACCGACAACAAACTTGAAATTGGCGACCTGGTAATTGACCGCGAAGCTTACCTGGTTTACAAAGCAGGCCAGAAAACTGTACTGGCTAAAAAAGAGTTTGAGCTGTTATACCTGCTAGCCTCAAAACCAGGCAAGGTTTACACCCGCGAAGTGATCCTGAAAAACATTTGGGAAGACTCTGTAGTGGTAACCAACCGTACCATTGACGTACACATCCGCAAAATCCGCGAGAAACTGGGCGAAAACTATGTTTCCACCGTAAAAGGCGTTGGCTACAAGTTTGAGATTCTGTAA
- a CDS encoding OmpA family protein, whose product MQIKTAIIGMAIVAGLAGPGCNSLTKTQKGAAIGAGAGGTIGAFIGKAAGNTALGAIIGGAVGGTAGAFIGRNMDRQANEIKQTVPGATVVRQGEGIIVKFDSGILFDVDKTGLKPAAQTNLTQLSKSLENNPQTNILIVGHTDATGSDEHNMDLSIRRAEAVKSYLVKNGVDGSRLSTQGKGKNEPIADNNTADGRAQNRRVEIAIVANDQMKQEAKQSGE is encoded by the coding sequence ATGCAGATTAAAACCGCCATTATTGGTATGGCGATAGTAGCAGGCCTGGCCGGACCGGGTTGTAACTCTTTAACCAAAACCCAAAAAGGTGCTGCTATTGGTGCCGGCGCTGGTGGTACTATAGGTGCGTTTATTGGCAAAGCTGCCGGCAACACCGCACTGGGTGCTATTATTGGTGGTGCTGTGGGCGGTACTGCAGGCGCTTTCATCGGCCGTAACATGGACCGCCAGGCTAACGAGATTAAGCAAACCGTTCCGGGTGCCACTGTGGTGCGTCAGGGCGAAGGTATAATTGTGAAGTTTGATTCAGGTATTTTGTTTGATGTTGACAAAACCGGATTGAAACCTGCTGCACAAACTAACCTGACTCAATTGTCTAAATCCCTGGAAAACAATCCGCAAACTAACATCCTGATTGTGGGCCATACCGATGCTACCGGTAGCGATGAGCATAATATGGATTTGTCCATCCGTCGAGCCGAAGCCGTGAAATCATACCTGGTAAAAAATGGTGTGGACGGCTCTCGATTGAGTACACAGGGTAAAGGAAAAAACGAGCCAATTGCCGATAACAACACAGCTGATGGCCGTGCGCAAAACCGCCGCGTAGAAATTGCTATTGTGGCTAATGACCAGATGAAACAAGAAGCTAAACAGTCGGGCGAGTAA
- the rimP gene encoding ribosome assembly cofactor RimP, protein MNIEQRVKALAEEKIEEINRPDLFVVEVKISPAGNRIGIALDGDKGAGIDDCAAVSRYVGFKLEEENAIEHAYNLEVSSAGIDSPLLLVRQYVKNIGRQVSVKTPDGNKKEGKLLNVTGEGIVIEETVKEKGKKAQLVETLLPMEQIKEIKVLISFK, encoded by the coding sequence ATGAATATTGAACAACGTGTTAAGGCACTGGCCGAAGAAAAAATTGAAGAAATTAACAGGCCCGACCTTTTTGTGGTTGAAGTAAAGATCAGTCCGGCTGGCAATCGCATCGGCATTGCGCTTGATGGCGATAAAGGTGCCGGGATTGATGATTGCGCCGCCGTGAGCCGTTACGTTGGCTTTAAGCTGGAAGAAGAAAATGCGATAGAGCATGCCTACAACCTGGAAGTATCATCAGCAGGGATTGATAGCCCGCTGTTGCTTGTACGTCAATATGTTAAGAACATTGGCCGTCAAGTTTCCGTAAAAACACCGGATGGTAACAAAAAGGAAGGCAAACTGCTAAATGTAACCGGCGAGGGCATCGTAATTGAGGAAACGGTAAAAGAAAAAGGCAAAAAAGCCCAGTTAGTAGAAACATTGCTGCCGATGGAGCAGATCAAGGAAATAAAAGTTTTAATATCATTCAAGTAA